A single Brienomyrus brachyistius isolate T26 chromosome 11, BBRACH_0.4, whole genome shotgun sequence DNA region contains:
- the LOC125704180 gene encoding inactive tyrosine-protein kinase PEAK1-like isoform X1 yields MGSCVSHYNSQVKKEGGLKKTACAPFESIQQPSWEESASRSGNQQSVIKNLIVSNEVDIQSLPPASNAGSPTYTNLGLFRVNMTPMKKPRNNNLTERILGPVDPTSSDSSSRFAPPLLPKKTPAVTMIGLAEKDQGSLKLPSTTSQQGEANLSVVNPLYSTWNANSHDSFESQPLEQEYQNTLELPNLVKGRPANSLSCLISYATPSFEGNKRGARSTESLLTSGRRAEREPVPRPQMQPLFKGMENWEEMSSRIRRLHRDMLRKLAGRCEEQFMGRPGERLHFAMDSWSDFRLTGSKPCCESADAFYYTAAYAKEPEVTYAIKVCRSRGKDGQRQHLHSVAIRQGMAPHFNIQQDCGHFLANLPPRLLPGHEEEGMDGGWNRHTQGHPQDSRMAGSLQSRMVVITPEVPFQTAADFVREEVVRHGQNPELYERQVCLLLLQMCQGLEHAKMHHITHCNLKLENLLLVMCQPRGWGGARQGGGDKDPASTSTCPARLLISNFTQAKVMNQLAEPDIMGDRSRFAPEILAGTQYRKCDEFQAGILIYEMLHLPNPFEKLPELKEMEYSPADLPPLPARSLYSKGLQPLALMLLRANPSERMEMAEARAYLQCLLWGPREDLFQALASNPDPASREAIMQSWLDLKQTLMMIKFAERSLDTAGGVNLEDWLCCQYLAFSTTDSLSHVVRVVQNAQQQQKKHL; encoded by the exons ATGGGGAGTTGTGTAAGCCATTACAACAG CCAGGTGAAGAAGGAGGGGGGACTGAAGAAGACAGCGTGTGCTCCTTTCGAAAGCATACAACAGCCCTCGTGGGAGGAGTCAGCCAGTCGATCTGGCAACCAGCAATCAGTCATCAAAAACCTCATAGTGTCCAATGAGGTAGACATCCAATCCCTGCCCCCTGCATCCAACGCTGGCAGCCCCACCTACACCAACCTAG GACTTTTCAGGGTCAACATGACCCCGATGAAGAAGCCCCGAAACAACAATCTTACAGAGAGGATCTTAGGTCCTGTTGACCCAACGAGTTCAGACAGCAGCTCCAGGTTTGCACCACCACTCCTGCCCAAGAAGACCCCAGCTGTCACCATGATAGGTCTTGCAGAGAAGGATCAAGGTTCACTGAAACTGCCCAGTACTACAAGCCAGCAAGGTGAAGCCAACCTGAGTGTCGTAAACCCCCTGTACTCTACCTGGAACGCAAACAGCCATGACTCCTTTGAATCACAGCCGCTGGAGCAGGAATACCAGAATACCTTGGAGCTGCCAAATCTAGTGAAAGGGCGGCCAGCTAACAGCCTATCCTGCCTGATTTCCTATGCCACCCCCTCCTTTGAGGGGAACAAGAGGGGTGCCCGCAGCACGGAGTCCCTGCTGACCTCGGGTCGGCGAGCAGAGAGGGAGCCTGTACCCAGGCCCCAGATGCAGCCACTTTTTAAGGGCATGGAGAACTGGGAGGAGATGAGCTCCCGGATCCGCCGGCTGCACAGGGACATGTTGCGTAAACTGGCCGGCAGATGTGAGGAACAATTCATGGGCAGGCCTGGTGAGCGCCTGCACTTTGCCATGGACAGCTGGTCTGACTTCAGGCTCACTGGCAGCAAGCCCTGCTGCGAGTCCGCAGACGCATTTTACTACACCGCTGCCTACGCCAAGGAGCCGGAAGTCACCTATGCGATCAAG GTGTGCAGGAGCAGAGGGAAAGATGGCCAGCGGCAGCACCTCCACAGCGTGGCCATCAGGCAGGGCATGGCACCACACTTCAACATCCAGCAGGACTGCGGTCACTTCCTGGCCAATCTGCCCCCTCGCCTGCTACCCGGGCATGAGGAAGAGGGCATGGATGGAG GTTGGAACAGACACACCCAGGGACACCCTCAGGACAGCAGGATGGCGGGAAGTCTTCAAAGCAGAATGGTGGTCATCACCCCCGAGGTCCCCTTCCAAACGGCAGCGGACTTCGTGAGGGAGGAGGTGGTCCGACACGGGCAGAACCCGGAGCTGTACGAGCGTCAGGTGTGCTTGCTGTTGCTGCAGATGTGCCAGGGCCTGGAGCATGCTAAGATGCATCATATCACCCACTGTAACCTGAAGCTGGAGAACCTGCTGCTGGTTATGTGTCAGCCCCGGGGCTGGGgtggagcgaggcagggcggcGGAGACAAAGACCCGGCCTCCACCTCCACCTGCCCCGCCCGGCTCCTCATTAGCAACTTCACTCAGGCCAAGGTGATGAACCAGCTGGCGGAGCCTGACATAATGGGAGACAGGTCCCGCTTCGCCCCAGAGATCCTCGCAGGCACCCAGTACAGGAAATGCGATGAGTTTCAGGCAGGGATCCTGATCTATGAGATGCTCCACCTTCCCAATCCCTTTGAGAAGCTCCCAGAGCTCAAGGAGATGGAGTACAGCCCTGCTGACCTGCCCCCGCTCCCCGCCCGCTCTCTCTACTCGAAAGGCCTACAGCCGCTAGCCCTCATGCTCCTCCGCGCCAATCCCTCGGAGCGCATGGAGATGGCAGAGGCCCGGGCGTACCTCCAGTGCCTTCTGTGGGGCCCTCGGGAGGATCTCTTTCAGGCGCTGGCCTCCAATCCGGACCCAGCCAGCAGGGAGGCCATCATGCAGAGCTGGCTAGACCTAAAACAGACACTAATGATGATCAAGTTCGCAGAGCGCTCCCTGGACACGGCTGGCGGGGTGAACTTGGAGGACTGGCTCTGCTGTCAGTACCTAGCCTTTTCTACCACAGACTCACTGAGTCATGTGGTCAGGGTCGTCCAAAAtgcacagcagcagcagaaaaagcacctgtga
- the LOC125704180 gene encoding inactive tyrosine-protein kinase PEAK1-like isoform X2, with the protein MLGGGVWLSTECVHLDTWIWTVATENGWTFTGGAGLFRVNMTPMKKPRNNNLTERILGPVDPTSSDSSSRFAPPLLPKKTPAVTMIGLAEKDQGSLKLPSTTSQQGEANLSVVNPLYSTWNANSHDSFESQPLEQEYQNTLELPNLVKGRPANSLSCLISYATPSFEGNKRGARSTESLLTSGRRAEREPVPRPQMQPLFKGMENWEEMSSRIRRLHRDMLRKLAGRCEEQFMGRPGERLHFAMDSWSDFRLTGSKPCCESADAFYYTAAYAKEPEVTYAIKVCRSRGKDGQRQHLHSVAIRQGMAPHFNIQQDCGHFLANLPPRLLPGHEEEGMDGGWNRHTQGHPQDSRMAGSLQSRMVVITPEVPFQTAADFVREEVVRHGQNPELYERQVCLLLLQMCQGLEHAKMHHITHCNLKLENLLLVMCQPRGWGGARQGGGDKDPASTSTCPARLLISNFTQAKVMNQLAEPDIMGDRSRFAPEILAGTQYRKCDEFQAGILIYEMLHLPNPFEKLPELKEMEYSPADLPPLPARSLYSKGLQPLALMLLRANPSERMEMAEARAYLQCLLWGPREDLFQALASNPDPASREAIMQSWLDLKQTLMMIKFAERSLDTAGGVNLEDWLCCQYLAFSTTDSLSHVVRVVQNAQQQQKKHL; encoded by the exons ATGTtagggggtggtgtgtggctcagtacagAGTGTGTTCACTTGGACACTTGGATATGGACAGTGGctacggaaaatggatggacatttACAGGAGGGGCTG GACTTTTCAGGGTCAACATGACCCCGATGAAGAAGCCCCGAAACAACAATCTTACAGAGAGGATCTTAGGTCCTGTTGACCCAACGAGTTCAGACAGCAGCTCCAGGTTTGCACCACCACTCCTGCCCAAGAAGACCCCAGCTGTCACCATGATAGGTCTTGCAGAGAAGGATCAAGGTTCACTGAAACTGCCCAGTACTACAAGCCAGCAAGGTGAAGCCAACCTGAGTGTCGTAAACCCCCTGTACTCTACCTGGAACGCAAACAGCCATGACTCCTTTGAATCACAGCCGCTGGAGCAGGAATACCAGAATACCTTGGAGCTGCCAAATCTAGTGAAAGGGCGGCCAGCTAACAGCCTATCCTGCCTGATTTCCTATGCCACCCCCTCCTTTGAGGGGAACAAGAGGGGTGCCCGCAGCACGGAGTCCCTGCTGACCTCGGGTCGGCGAGCAGAGAGGGAGCCTGTACCCAGGCCCCAGATGCAGCCACTTTTTAAGGGCATGGAGAACTGGGAGGAGATGAGCTCCCGGATCCGCCGGCTGCACAGGGACATGTTGCGTAAACTGGCCGGCAGATGTGAGGAACAATTCATGGGCAGGCCTGGTGAGCGCCTGCACTTTGCCATGGACAGCTGGTCTGACTTCAGGCTCACTGGCAGCAAGCCCTGCTGCGAGTCCGCAGACGCATTTTACTACACCGCTGCCTACGCCAAGGAGCCGGAAGTCACCTATGCGATCAAG GTGTGCAGGAGCAGAGGGAAAGATGGCCAGCGGCAGCACCTCCACAGCGTGGCCATCAGGCAGGGCATGGCACCACACTTCAACATCCAGCAGGACTGCGGTCACTTCCTGGCCAATCTGCCCCCTCGCCTGCTACCCGGGCATGAGGAAGAGGGCATGGATGGAG GTTGGAACAGACACACCCAGGGACACCCTCAGGACAGCAGGATGGCGGGAAGTCTTCAAAGCAGAATGGTGGTCATCACCCCCGAGGTCCCCTTCCAAACGGCAGCGGACTTCGTGAGGGAGGAGGTGGTCCGACACGGGCAGAACCCGGAGCTGTACGAGCGTCAGGTGTGCTTGCTGTTGCTGCAGATGTGCCAGGGCCTGGAGCATGCTAAGATGCATCATATCACCCACTGTAACCTGAAGCTGGAGAACCTGCTGCTGGTTATGTGTCAGCCCCGGGGCTGGGgtggagcgaggcagggcggcGGAGACAAAGACCCGGCCTCCACCTCCACCTGCCCCGCCCGGCTCCTCATTAGCAACTTCACTCAGGCCAAGGTGATGAACCAGCTGGCGGAGCCTGACATAATGGGAGACAGGTCCCGCTTCGCCCCAGAGATCCTCGCAGGCACCCAGTACAGGAAATGCGATGAGTTTCAGGCAGGGATCCTGATCTATGAGATGCTCCACCTTCCCAATCCCTTTGAGAAGCTCCCAGAGCTCAAGGAGATGGAGTACAGCCCTGCTGACCTGCCCCCGCTCCCCGCCCGCTCTCTCTACTCGAAAGGCCTACAGCCGCTAGCCCTCATGCTCCTCCGCGCCAATCCCTCGGAGCGCATGGAGATGGCAGAGGCCCGGGCGTACCTCCAGTGCCTTCTGTGGGGCCCTCGGGAGGATCTCTTTCAGGCGCTGGCCTCCAATCCGGACCCAGCCAGCAGGGAGGCCATCATGCAGAGCTGGCTAGACCTAAAACAGACACTAATGATGATCAAGTTCGCAGAGCGCTCCCTGGACACGGCTGGCGGGGTGAACTTGGAGGACTGGCTCTGCTGTCAGTACCTAGCCTTTTCTACCACAGACTCACTGAGTCATGTGGTCAGGGTCGTCCAAAAtgcacagcagcagcagaaaaagcacctgtga